The following are from one region of the Ruficoccus sp. ZRK36 genome:
- a CDS encoding hydroxyacid dehydrogenase yields the protein MSPYPPRDRKRFFPHGTTAEGVAVDWRIANPEELEGGNWESLLKSYQPDIIVTAWSTPQLVDEITDADWFNVRYICNLSGSVKNLLSVDMLKRGVVVTNWGNLISTSVAEHAVLLALGCARRMPVWKDIRHLKEQPRIDFITSLQTKRLKGRSVGIHGFGQVARELVSLLQPFGVKLSAYSKPVPASMMREYDVEPCASLEALFENNDILIECEALTDETQGCVSRSLLERLPEDAIFINVARGALVDEDALADMAEQGRLRVGLDVYAIEPLDPSSRLWDIPEVILSPHIAGPTHDIFEHCGEFALNNIRCFLNKQPLSGIVDIQSYLRSS from the coding sequence TTGTCGCCCTATCCCCCCCGTGACCGTAAGCGTTTTTTCCCACACGGGACTACTGCAGAGGGCGTCGCAGTCGATTGGCGCATAGCCAATCCCGAAGAGCTTGAAGGCGGCAACTGGGAAAGTCTCCTAAAGTCATACCAGCCCGATATCATAGTAACGGCGTGGTCAACCCCGCAGCTCGTTGATGAGATTACGGATGCAGATTGGTTCAACGTTCGCTACATCTGTAATCTGTCTGGCTCGGTCAAAAACCTACTCAGCGTGGACATGCTCAAGCGGGGCGTTGTTGTTACGAACTGGGGTAACCTCATCTCCACCTCCGTAGCCGAGCACGCGGTGCTGCTCGCCTTGGGCTGTGCGCGCAGGATGCCAGTCTGGAAAGACATTCGCCATCTGAAGGAGCAGCCCCGCATCGACTTCATCACCAGCCTCCAGACCAAGCGATTAAAGGGCCGGAGCGTAGGTATTCACGGGTTCGGCCAGGTTGCCAGAGAGTTAGTTTCCCTTCTTCAGCCTTTTGGCGTCAAGCTTAGCGCCTATTCAAAGCCCGTCCCCGCATCCATGATGCGCGAGTATGACGTCGAGCCGTGTGCCAGCCTGGAAGCACTTTTCGAAAACAACGACATCCTCATAGAGTGCGAAGCCTTAACCGATGAAACCCAGGGCTGCGTGTCTCGCAGCCTGTTGGAGCGACTGCCTGAGGATGCTATCTTTATTAACGTCGCACGGGGAGCGCTGGTGGACGAAGACGCGCTCGCCGACATGGCCGAGCAGGGCCGACTGCGCGTCGGACTCGACGTATATGCGATCGAGCCGCTCGACCCCTCTTCCCGACTGTGGGACATCCCGGAGGTCATCCTCTCTCCGCACATTGCAGGACCGACACACGACATCTTCGAGCATTGCGGCGAATTCGCCTTAAACAATATCCGATGCTTTTTAAATAAGCAGCCGCTATCGGGAATCGTCGATATCCAGAGCTACCTTCGGTCCAGCTAA
- a CDS encoding LacI family DNA-binding transcriptional regulator, translating to MKQRRVTQRDVAAEAGVHRATVSLVFRNHPSIPASTRERVMKAAEKLGYTPDPMMSALAMYRSSIQDRSFQGTLAWLVFKNTEIKWKGEGIFAQYHAGATSRCKEHGFVLESLEIDPAEITPKRLASILKARDIRGVLLCPQAQAYTALELVWDDFSFVTFGYSLMKPELHTVCTTQYRATMQTMQKMHEKGYRRIAFAFDKSHDARADHNYLAGYLTSQFEIGEAPLVHTNLWNDREGFIERLKEQKPEAIVIGSVITMELFQQAKLRVPKDIAVACPVLHRLDGEVAGVVEDAYHIGEVAVDHLTRMVIRGEKGIPDKVQRIHIEGIWQDGTTLPPVKSRSKKGKSRSQRT from the coding sequence ATGAAGCAGCGACGTGTCACGCAGCGAGATGTAGCAGCAGAGGCCGGCGTGCACCGTGCCACGGTATCGCTGGTGTTCAGAAATCATCCAAGCATCCCCGCCTCCACGCGTGAGCGGGTCATGAAGGCCGCGGAGAAGCTGGGCTACACCCCCGACCCCATGATGTCGGCTCTGGCGATGTACCGCAGCTCGATCCAGGATCGTTCCTTTCAGGGTACGCTTGCCTGGCTGGTATTCAAGAATACCGAAATCAAATGGAAGGGAGAAGGGATTTTTGCACAATATCATGCGGGTGCAACTTCGCGCTGCAAAGAGCATGGCTTTGTCCTGGAGTCATTGGAGATTGATCCGGCTGAAATCACTCCCAAGCGCTTGGCTTCGATCCTGAAAGCACGCGACATACGCGGTGTTCTCCTCTGTCCACAGGCCCAGGCCTACACCGCTTTGGAACTTGTCTGGGATGATTTTTCTTTCGTCACCTTCGGCTATTCCCTGATGAAACCGGAGCTACACACGGTATGCACCACCCAATACCGGGCGACGATGCAAACCATGCAGAAAATGCATGAGAAGGGATATCGACGGATCGCCTTCGCCTTTGATAAAAGCCATGATGCCCGTGCTGATCATAACTACCTCGCCGGGTATCTCACTTCACAGTTCGAGATCGGTGAGGCTCCACTTGTGCACACAAATCTCTGGAATGATCGCGAGGGCTTTATCGAGCGCCTCAAGGAACAAAAACCTGAGGCGATTGTGATTGGCAGTGTGATCACCATGGAGCTCTTTCAGCAGGCCAAGCTCCGGGTGCCCAAAGATATTGCTGTAGCCTGCCCGGTTCTTCATCGCCTGGACGGCGAGGTAGCAGGAGTCGTGGAAGATGCCTACCACATCGGCGAAGTCGCTGTGGATCATTTGACCCGAATGGTAATCCGGGGAGAGAAAGGCATCCCCGACAAAGTCCAGCGCATCCATATCGAAGGGATCTGGCAGGATGGCACGACACTGCCACCGGTAAAATCGCGCAGTAAAAAGGGAAAATCGAGATCGCAGCGGACATAG